One segment of Vibrio gazogenes DNA contains the following:
- a CDS encoding riboflavin synthase, with protein MFTGIVESIGTLTAITPKGEDVSIQVEVGSLDMSDVKLGDSIATNGVCLTVVALTERSYTADLSLETLNKSSFAHAQVGDRVNLEKAMLPTTRFGGHIVSGHVDGVGEIIERAQVGRAIEFWIALPEDICRYVAEKGSITVDGISLTVNALRHNAFKLTIIPHTSSETTIHAFRVGRQVNLEVDVMARYLERLLSAGAPDKGEQSTSMTLEFLQQNGFA; from the coding sequence ATGTTTACTGGTATTGTTGAATCTATCGGGACGCTCACCGCGATTACCCCGAAAGGTGAAGATGTTTCCATTCAGGTCGAAGTCGGTTCTCTGGATATGTCAGACGTAAAACTGGGCGACAGCATTGCGACCAACGGCGTGTGTCTGACGGTTGTGGCGCTGACGGAAAGAAGTTATACCGCTGATTTATCGTTGGAAACACTCAATAAATCGAGTTTTGCCCATGCTCAAGTGGGCGATCGAGTCAATCTGGAAAAAGCCATGTTACCGACAACTCGGTTTGGCGGACACATTGTTTCCGGACATGTTGATGGGGTCGGTGAGATTATTGAGCGCGCTCAGGTTGGCCGAGCGATTGAATTTTGGATTGCTTTACCGGAAGACATTTGCCGTTACGTGGCGGAAAAGGGGTCTATCACTGTGGATGGGATCAGTCTGACCGTCAATGCATTACGCCACAACGCTTTTAAACTGACGATTATTCCCCACACATCGTCAGAAACCACCATTCACGCATTTCGGGTCGGCCGACAGGTAAATCTTGAGGTCGATGTCATGGCTCGTTATTTGGAGCGCTTACTGAGTGCCGGAGCCCCCGATAAGGGTGAGCAGAGCACTTCCATGACCTTAGAATTTTTGCAGCAGAATGGTTTTGCTTGA